The proteins below come from a single Sander lucioperca isolate FBNREF2018 chromosome 20, SLUC_FBN_1.2, whole genome shotgun sequence genomic window:
- the LOC116047900 gene encoding 23 kDa integral membrane protein-like translates to MGKINGCIKCLFIFFNVLFAILGCMLMFAAVKASVYSLMFSQLGGPSLVWIWVFAIGVLGISILGIVAACYEKDLILRIFAGFMGLGMIIMLIFGIVVVVARNKVKESFDSAASDLGKTLMNNDESRAILGSIQQSAHCCGLGGSADWGDDIPVSCQCSPEVYPSFGASTCKAKPQGSRGPDQIYTKGCGEFIFMYVNIFFQICMGFCFGFAVTALLGLLITILMIHQVKRYDSSGGTSIAMKGY, encoded by the exons ATGGGGAAAATTAACGGATGCATCAAATGCCTCTTTATCTTCTTCAATGTGCTGTTTGCA ATCCTCGGATGTATGCTGATGTTCGCGGCGGTGAAGGCCAGCGTCTACAGCCTCatg TTTTCGCAGCTTGGAGGCCCGAGCCTGGTTTGGATTTGGGTGTTTGCCATCGGTGTCCTCGGCATCTCCATCCTGGGAATCGTAGCAGCATGCTACGAGAAAGATCTCATCCTCAGAATA TTTGCAGGTTTCATGGGGCTTGGAATGATCATCATGCTGATCTTtggcattgttgttgttgtcgcaAGGAACAAG GTCAAAGAAAGTTTTGACAGCGCTGCCTCTGACTTGGGAAAGACCTTAATGAACAACGATGAATCGAGAGCTATTCTTGGGTCGATACAgcaaagt GCTCATTGCTGTGGCCTGGGGGGCTCTGCGGACTGGGGCGATGACATCCCTGTCTCCTGTCAGTGCAGCCCTGAAGTATATCCTTCATTTGGAGCATCCACATGTAAAGCCAAACCTCAG GGATCCAGAGGCCCAGACCAAATCTATACAAAG GGCTGCGGTGAATTCATCTTTATGTATGTCAACATCTTCTTCCAGATCTGCATGGGCTTCTGCTTTGGATTTGCTGTCACTGCA CTGCTGGGCCTGCTGATCACCATCCTGATGATCCATCAGGTCAAACGGTACGACAGCTCCGGAGGAACATCCATCGCCATGAAGGGCTATTAA